The sequence below is a genomic window from Lentimicrobium saccharophilum.
AATTGTGAAACCGATTTCGTGGCAAAAAATCAGGAATTTGTCGATTTTTCAAATCTTCTGATGTCAAAGGCCATTGAGCATCTGCCGTCGACCATTGAAGAATTTAAAGCGTTGGACGTTAATGGCCGCAATGTTGAGGAGAATATTACTGAAATGGTAGGTAAAACGGGTGAAAAAATGGAGCTGGCTCATTTTGAGGTGATCCGTGCGCCCCGCGTATTTGCTTACAATCATCCGGGTAACCGTCTTGCAACCATTCTCGGGCTGAACAAAACCGGAGCAGAAGGCATTGACCAGGCCGGACATGAAGTGGCAATGCAGATTGCTGCCATGGCTCCCGTGGCTGTTGACAAGGATGATGTACCGGCTGAAACCATTGCCCGCGAAATTGAAATCGGCAAAGAACAGGCCCGTCAGGAAGGAAAACCCGAAGAAATGGTTGAGAAAATCGCCATTGGCAAACTCAACAAATTCTACAAGGAAAGCACCCTGCTGAATCAGGAATTTGTCAGGGATAACAAACTTTCAGTAGGCGAGTATCTCCGTAAACTGGATAAGGACCTTACCGTTACAGGATTTAAGCGCTTTATGCTTGGTGCATAATTTTTACTGAAATTAACTGAGAGGCTATCCGGTGAGGATAGCCTTTTTTGTATTTCCACAGATGGCAATTTGGGTTATGATAAGCAATGTTCCGGTTCTGAAATACTTAATTTTGCTGAATATCTTGTCTACCAGGATAATCCTGACCGCCGGGAACCTCAGGCCCGGAAATATAACAAAAAAAGGCCGCCCTCCGGACAGCCTTCTGCGAGCAATGAATAGAAATATTTCAGGGGTTTAATAGTTCCTTTACAATGCCTGCAATCATTTTATTGTCAGCCTTTCCGGCCAGTTGCTGTGAGGCTGCGGCCATCACCTTACCCATATCCCTGATACCGGTCGCGCCGGAATCCAGGATAATAGCCTTTATCAGCGGGATAATATCTTCCCTTTCGAGTTGCTTTGGCAGGTAGGATGCAATAATATCAGCCTGAAACAATTCTGTTTCCGCCAGATCGTTGCGTTGCTGACCGGAATAGATCTCTGCGGTTTCACGGCGCTGTTTTACCAGTTTCTGAAGAAGCTTCACTTCAACTTCTTCAGTGATTTCGCCGCCACCTTCGCTGGTCATCGCCAGCAGCAGGGCCGACTTTACCGCCCGC
It includes:
- a CDS encoding GatB/YqeY domain-containing protein, whose product is MSLTDKINEDIKKAMLAREKEKLEALRAVKSALLLAMTSEGGGEITEEVEVKLLQKLVKQRRETAEIYSGQQRNDLAETELFQADIIASYLPKQLEREDIIPLIKAIILDSGATGIRDMGKVMAAASQQLAGKADNKMIAGIVKELLNP
- the tsf gene encoding translation elongation factor Ts translates to MVNITAADVNKLRQMTGAGMMDCKKALQENDGDFEKAIDYLRKKGQKLATKRADKDANEGIVLARTNESKDYAAVFMLNCETDFVAKNQEFVDFSNLLMSKAIEHLPSTIEEFKALDVNGRNVEENITEMVGKTGEKMELAHFEVIRAPRVFAYNHPGNRLATILGLNKTGAEGIDQAGHEVAMQIAAMAPVAVDKDDVPAETIAREIEIGKEQARQEGKPEEMVEKIAIGKLNKFYKESTLLNQEFVRDNKLSVGEYLRKLDKDLTVTGFKRFMLGA